In the genome of Polaribacter atrinae, one region contains:
- the fusA gene encoding elongation factor G, with the protein MARDLRLTRNIGIAAHIDAGKTTTTERILFYTGVSHKLGEVHDGAATMDWMEQEQERGITITSAATTCEWDFPKENAEPTPETQAYHFNIIDTPGHVDFTVEVNRSLRVLDGLVFLFSAVDGVEPQSETNWRLADNYKVPRIGFVNKMDRQGSDFLKVCQQVKDMLKSNAVPIVLNIGDEDEFKGIVDLVKNRAIVWHDDNFGATFDVVAIPENMKDEVRKYRALLIEEVASYDENLLEKFMEDEDSITEDEVHNALRAAVMDMAIIPMVCGSSFKNKGVQFLLDAVCRYLPSPMDKEGIVGVNPETEEKELRKPSVKEPFAALAFKIATDPFVGRLAFFRAYSGRLDAGSYVLNNRSGKKERISRIYQMHANKQNAIDYIEAGDIGAAVGFKSIKTGDTLTAEKFPLVLESMDFPDPVIGIAIEPKTKADVDKLGVGLAKLAEEDPTFTVRSDEASGQTIISGMGELHLDVLVDRLKREFKVEVNQGQPQVEYKEAITAEAEHREIYKKQSGGRGKFADIVFTIGPADEGVQGLQFESVIKGGNVPREFVPSVEKGFKEAMKNGPLAGYEMDSMKVTLRDGSFHAVDSDALSFELAAKMGYKASAKSAKAKIMEPLMKLEVLTPEENMGDIVGDLNRRRGQVSDMSDRNGSKVVKALVPLSEMFGYVTTLRTMSSGRATSTMEFSHYAETPSNVSEDVIAKSKG; encoded by the coding sequence ATGGCTAGAGATTTAAGATTAACAAGAAATATTGGTATTGCAGCTCATATTGATGCTGGTAAAACCACAACAACAGAACGTATCTTGTTCTATACAGGTGTTTCTCATAAGTTAGGAGAAGTACATGATGGAGCAGCTACGATGGACTGGATGGAGCAAGAGCAGGAAAGAGGTATTACAATTACTTCTGCTGCAACTACTTGTGAATGGGATTTCCCAAAGGAAAATGCAGAGCCTACTCCAGAAACACAAGCATACCATTTTAATATTATTGATACTCCTGGTCACGTAGATTTTACTGTAGAAGTAAATAGATCTTTACGTGTATTAGATGGGTTAGTATTCTTATTTTCAGCAGTTGATGGTGTAGAGCCACAATCTGAAACTAACTGGAGATTAGCTGATAACTATAAAGTACCTAGAATTGGATTCGTTAATAAGATGGATCGTCAAGGATCTGACTTCTTAAAGGTTTGTCAACAGGTAAAAGATATGTTAAAGTCTAACGCAGTGCCAATTGTTTTGAATATTGGTGATGAGGATGAATTTAAAGGTATTGTAGATTTAGTAAAAAACAGAGCTATTGTATGGCATGATGATAACTTCGGAGCTACCTTTGATGTTGTTGCTATTCCAGAAAACATGAAAGATGAAGTACGTAAATATCGTGCTTTATTAATCGAAGAAGTAGCTAGTTATGATGAGAACTTATTAGAAAAATTCATGGAAGATGAAGATTCTATTACAGAAGACGAAGTGCACAATGCATTAAGAGCTGCTGTTATGGATATGGCTATCATTCCAATGGTTTGTGGTTCTTCATTTAAAAATAAAGGTGTTCAGTTTCTTTTAGATGCTGTATGTCGTTACTTGCCTTCTCCAATGGATAAGGAAGGTATTGTTGGTGTAAACCCAGAAACAGAAGAAAAAGAATTACGTAAACCTAGTGTAAAGGAGCCTTTTGCTGCTTTAGCGTTTAAAATTGCTACAGATCCTTTTGTTGGTCGTTTAGCATTTTTTAGAGCATATTCTGGTCGTTTAGATGCAGGTTCTTATGTTTTAAATAACCGTTCAGGTAAAAAAGAACGTATTTCTCGTATCTATCAAATGCATGCTAATAAGCAAAATGCAATTGATTATATTGAAGCTGGAGATATTGGTGCTGCTGTAGGTTTTAAATCTATTAAAACAGGAGATACTTTAACAGCTGAAAAATTCCCTCTTGTATTAGAGTCTATGGATTTTCCAGACCCTGTAATTGGTATTGCTATTGAGCCTAAAACAAAAGCTGATGTAGATAAATTAGGTGTTGGACTTGCTAAATTAGCAGAAGAAGACCCTACGTTTACTGTACGTTCAGACGAAGCTTCAGGACAGACTATTATTTCTGGAATGGGAGAGTTACATTTAGATGTACTTGTAGATCGTTTAAAACGTGAGTTTAAGGTAGAAGTTAACCAAGGACAACCACAAGTAGAATATAAAGAGGCTATTACTGCAGAAGCAGAGCATAGAGAGATTTATAAGAAACAATCTGGTGGACGTGGTAAATTTGCAGATATAGTATTTACTATTGGACCTGCAGATGAAGGTGTTCAAGGTTTACAGTTTGAATCTGTTATTAAAGGTGGAAATGTACCTAGAGAATTTGTTCCTTCTGTAGAGAAAGGATTTAAAGAAGCTATGAAAAACGGTCCTTTAGCAGGTTATGAAATGGACTCAATGAAAGTTACTTTAAGAGATGGGTCTTTCCACGCAGTGGATTCTGATGCATTATCTTTTGAATTAGCAGCTAAAATGGGTTATAAAGCTTCTGCAAAATCTGCAAAAGCAAAAATTATGGAGCCATTAATGAAATTAGAAGTGTTAACTCCAGAGGAGAACATGGGTGATATCGTTGGTGATTTAAATAGAAGAAGAGGTCAGGTTAGCGACATGAGCGATCGTAATGGATCTAAAGTTGTTAAGGCTTTAGTACCGTTATCTGAAATGTTTGGTTACGTTACTACTTTAAGAACAATGTCTTCTGGTAGAGCAACTTCTACTATGGAATTTTCACATTATGCAGAAACTCCTTCAAATGTATCTGAAGATGTTATAGCTAAATCTAAAGGTTAA
- the rpsJ gene encoding 30S ribosomal protein S10, with translation MSQKIRIKLKSYDYNLVDKSAEKIVKTVKSTGAVVNGPIPLPTHKKIFTVLRSPHVNKKSREQFQLASYKRLLDIYSSSSKTIDALMKLELPSGVEVEIKV, from the coding sequence ATGAGTCAAAAAATTAGAATTAAATTAAAGTCTTACGATTACAATTTAGTAGATAAATCTGCTGAAAAAATTGTAAAGACGGTAAAAAGTACTGGAGCTGTTGTAAACGGGCCAATACCATTACCAACACATAAAAAGATTTTTACTGTATTACGTTCTCCACACGTAAACAAGAAATCTAGAGAGCAATTTCAATTAGCTTCTTACAAAAGATTATTAGACATTTATAGTTCTTCTTCGAAAACTATTGATGCTTTAATGAAACTTGAGTTACCAAGTGGTGTTGAAGTTGAAATTAAAGTTTAA
- the rplC gene encoding 50S ribosomal protein L3 gives MSGLIGRKIGMTSLFDENGKNIPCTVIEAGPCVVTQVRTEEVDGYSALQLGFDDKKAKSSNKALDGHFKKAGTTAKRKVVEFQGFEEQFKLGDSITVEHFEEGEFVDVSGVSKGKGFQGVVKRHGFGGVGQATHGQHNRLRAPGSIGAASYPARVFKGMRMGGRMGGDKVKVQNLRVLKVVAEKNLLVVKGAIPGHKNAFVTIQK, from the coding sequence ATGTCTGGGTTAATAGGAAGAAAGATTGGGATGACCAGCTTATTCGATGAGAACGGGAAGAATATTCCTTGTACTGTAATCGAAGCAGGTCCTTGCGTTGTCACTCAGGTCAGAACCGAAGAGGTTGACGGCTATAGTGCGTTACAGCTTGGTTTCGATGACAAAAAAGCAAAAAGTTCTAACAAAGCGTTAGATGGCCACTTTAAAAAAGCTGGTACCACTGCTAAAAGAAAAGTCGTTGAATTCCAAGGGTTTGAAGAACAATTTAAATTAGGAGATTCTATTACAGTAGAACACTTTGAAGAAGGCGAATTCGTCGATGTATCTGGTGTTTCTAAAGGTAAGGGTTTTCAAGGTGTTGTAAAACGTCATGGTTTTGGTGGTGTAGGTCAAGCTACTCACGGACAGCATAACCGTTTAAGAGCTCCGGGTTCTATTGGTGCTGCGTCATATCCTGCAAGAGTATTCAAAGGAATGCGAATGGGAGGCCGTATGGGTGGAGATAAAGTGAAAGTACAAAACTTAAGAGTATTAAAAGTAGTTGCTGAAAAGAACTTACTTGTTGTTAAAGGAGCTATTCCTGGACACAAAAATGCTTTTGTAACTATTCAGAAATAA
- the rplD gene encoding 50S ribosomal protein L4, with product MEVAVLDITGKDTGRKVELSKDVFGIEPNDHAIYLDVKQYLANQRQGTHKSKERAEITGSTRKIKKQKGTGTARAGSIKSGVFRGGGRMFGPRPRSYSFKLNKNLKRLARKSALSIQATDNNLVVIEDFEFDSPKTKNFTNLLSALALDARRSLFVLNGLNTNVYLSSRNLKGSTVINASDLNTYGILNASKIVITEGSLEGINTNLTK from the coding sequence ATGGAAGTAGCAGTTTTAGATATTACAGGAAAAGATACAGGTAGAAAGGTTGAGCTTTCTAAAGATGTATTTGGAATAGAACCCAACGATCATGCAATTTATTTAGATGTAAAGCAGTATTTGGCTAACCAACGTCAAGGAACGCATAAATCTAAAGAAAGAGCAGAAATTACTGGTTCTACAAGAAAGATAAAAAAACAAAAAGGAACTGGTACTGCAAGAGCAGGTTCTATCAAGTCTGGTGTTTTTAGAGGTGGAGGTCGTATGTTCGGTCCAAGACCAAGAAGTTATTCTTTTAAATTGAATAAAAACTTAAAGCGTTTAGCACGTAAGTCTGCTTTAAGTATTCAAGCAACTGATAATAACTTAGTAGTTATTGAAGATTTTGAATTTGATAGTCCAAAAACAAAAAACTTTACAAACTTATTAAGTGCATTAGCTTTAGATGCTAGAAGATCTTTATTTGTTTTGAACGGATTAAATACTAATGTGTATTTGTCTTCTAGAAACTTAAAAGGTTCTACAGTAATAAACGCTTCAGATTTAAATACTTATGGTATTTTAAATGCAAGTAAGATTGTGATTACTGAAGGTTCTTTAGAAGGAATTAATACAAATTTAACCAAATAG
- the rplW gene encoding 50S ribosomal protein L23: MSILIKPIITEKATNDSELYNRFTFIVDKKANKLEIKGAVEATYGISILSVKTLNYPIQRNTKFTKKGLVTGIKSGYKKAIVQVAEGESIDFYNNL; encoded by the coding sequence ATGAGTATTTTAATAAAACCTATTATCACGGAAAAAGCAACAAATGACAGCGAATTATATAATCGCTTTACATTTATTGTAGATAAAAAAGCTAATAAATTAGAAATCAAAGGAGCTGTAGAAGCAACTTACGGTATTTCTATTTTAAGCGTTAAGACTTTAAATTATCCAATTCAAAGAAATACTAAGTTTACTAAAAAAGGTTTAGTTACAGGTATTAAAAGTGGGTACAAGAAGGCTATCGTTCAAGTAGCAGAAGGAGAAAGCATTGATTTTTATAACAATCTTTAA
- the rplB gene encoding 50S ribosomal protein L2 yields the protein MSVRKLKPITPGQRFRVVNGFDTITTDKPEKSLLAPKKRSGGRNSQGRMTTRNIGGGHKQRYRIIDFKRDKAGIPATVKTIEYDPNRTAFIALLSYADGEKRYVIAQNGLTVGQTIVAGSAIAPEIGNAMSLSEIPLGTAISCIELRPGQGAVMARSAGSFAQLMARDGKYATVKLPSGETRLILLTCMATIGVVSNSDHQLLVSGKAGRRRWLGRRPRVNAVRMNPVDHPMGGGEGRASGGHPRSRNGIPAKGFKTRSKTKASNKYILERRKK from the coding sequence ATGTCAGTTAGAAAATTAAAACCAATAACACCAGGTCAGCGTTTTAGAGTTGTAAATGGGTTCGACACCATAACAACTGATAAGCCGGAGAAAAGTTTACTTGCTCCGAAAAAACGATCTGGAGGTCGAAACAGTCAGGGTAGAATGACAACACGTAACATAGGTGGTGGTCATAAACAAAGATACCGTATTATCGATTTTAAAAGAGATAAAGCAGGTATTCCCGCAACAGTAAAAACTATAGAGTACGATCCAAATCGTACTGCATTTATTGCTTTACTTAGTTATGCTGATGGAGAAAAGCGTTATGTGATTGCACAAAACGGTTTAACAGTAGGTCAAACAATTGTAGCAGGTAGTGCTATTGCACCAGAAATTGGTAATGCAATGTCATTAAGTGAAATTCCTTTAGGAACTGCAATTTCTTGTATAGAATTACGTCCTGGTCAAGGTGCTGTAATGGCGCGTTCTGCTGGTTCTTTTGCTCAGTTAATGGCAAGAGATGGTAAGTATGCGACAGTTAAGTTACCTTCTGGTGAAACAAGATTAATCTTGTTAACATGTATGGCAACTATTGGAGTTGTATCTAATTCAGATCATCAATTATTAGTATCTGGTAAAGCAGGTAGAAGAAGATGGTTAGGTAGAAGACCAAGAGTTAATGCAGTAAGAATGAACCCAGTCGATCACCCAATGGGTGGTGGTGAAGGTCGTGCTTCTGGAGGTCATCCAAGATCTAGAAATGGTATTCCTGCTAAAGGATTTAAAACTAGATCTAAGACTAAAGCTAGTAATAAGTACATTTTAGAACGTAGAAAGAAATAA
- the rpsS gene encoding 30S ribosomal protein S19 yields the protein MARSLKKGPYVHYKLEKKVLANVEAGSKTVIKTWSRASMITPDFVGQTIAVHNGRQFVPVFVTENMVGHKLGEFSPTRSFRGHAGAKNKGKK from the coding sequence ATGGCAAGATCATTAAAGAAAGGACCTTACGTTCACTATAAATTAGAGAAAAAAGTGTTAGCTAATGTAGAGGCTGGTAGCAAAACTGTAATTAAAACTTGGTCTAGAGCAAGTATGATTACTCCAGATTTTGTAGGACAAACTATTGCTGTTCATAATGGACGTCAGTTTGTACCAGTTTTTGTTACAGAAAACATGGTAGGGCATAAATTAGGCGAATTTTCACCAACTCGTTCTTTTAGAGGACACGCTGGTGCAAAAAATAAAGGAAAAAAATAG
- the rplV gene encoding 50S ribosomal protein L22, with amino-acid sequence MGVRKKNMADQLKADRKQRAFAKLTNCPTSPRKMRLVADQIRGVEVEKALQILKFSPKEASINLEKLLLSAIANWQAKNEEASIEDAKLFVKTICVDSAGMLKRLRPAPQGRAHRIRKRSNHVTLELGSKNLSN; translated from the coding sequence ATGGGAGTTCGTAAAAAAAACATGGCAGATCAGTTAAAAGCAGATAGAAAGCAACGTGCTTTCGCGAAGCTTACTAACTGTCCTACATCACCGAGAAAAATGCGTTTAGTCGCAGATCAGATAAGAGGAGTTGAAGTTGAGAAAGCTTTACAAATCTTAAAATTTAGCCCAAAAGAAGCTTCAATTAATTTAGAGAAATTGTTGTTGTCTGCAATTGCAAACTGGCAAGCTAAAAATGAAGAAGCATCTATAGAAGACGCTAAATTATTTGTAAAAACAATTTGTGTTGATAGCGCAGGAATGTTAAAGAGATTAAGACCAGCTCCACAAGGTCGTGCACATAGAATTCGTAAGCGTTCTAATCACGTTACTTTAGAGTTAGGTAGTAAAAATTTAAGCAATTAA
- the rpsC gene encoding 30S ribosomal protein S3 yields MGQKTNPIGNRLGIIRGWESNWYGGNDYGDKIAEDFKIRQYVNARLFKASVSRVIIERTLKLVTVTITTARPGIIIGKGGQEVDKLKEELKKITGKEVQINIFEIKRPELDAKLVAVSVARQIENRISYKRATKMAIQATMRMNAEGIKIQISGRLNGAEMARSEHYKEGRIPLSTFRADIDYALVEAHTQYGRLGIKVWIMKGEVYGKRELSPLVGLSKKQGGNKGGDRSKRQQPRKRK; encoded by the coding sequence ATGGGACAAAAAACTAATCCAATAGGAAATCGTTTAGGAATCATCAGAGGTTGGGAATCTAACTGGTACGGTGGTAATGACTACGGAGATAAAATAGCAGAAGATTTTAAAATAAGACAGTATGTAAATGCTAGATTATTTAAAGCAAGTGTTTCTAGAGTAATTATAGAGCGTACTTTAAAACTTGTAACCGTTACTATCACTACTGCACGTCCAGGTATCATTATTGGTAAAGGAGGTCAAGAGGTAGACAAGTTAAAAGAAGAGCTTAAAAAAATTACAGGTAAAGAAGTTCAAATTAATATTTTTGAAATTAAACGTCCAGAATTAGATGCAAAATTAGTTGCAGTTAGTGTTGCTCGTCAAATTGAAAATAGAATTTCATACAAGAGAGCTACTAAGATGGCTATACAAGCTACAATGCGTATGAACGCTGAAGGAATTAAAATTCAAATTTCAGGTCGTTTAAACGGAGCTGAAATGGCACGTTCAGAGCATTATAAAGAAGGAAGAATTCCTCTTTCTACTTTTAGAGCTGATATTGATTACGCACTTGTTGAAGCTCATACACAATACGGAAGATTAGGTATTAAAGTATGGATTATGAAGGGTGAGGTTTATGGAAAAAGAGAATTATCTCCATTAGTTGGCTTGTCTAAAAAACAAGGTGGTAATAAAGGTGGTGATAGATCTAAACGTCAACAACCTCGTAAAAGAAAATAA
- the rplP gene encoding 50S ribosomal protein L16: MLQPKRVKYRKVQKSKGNMTGISGRGNQLSNGMFGIKSLDQNLLTSRQIEAARIAATRHMKREGQLWIKVFPDKPITKKPLEVRMGKGKGAPDHFVAVIKPGRILFEIGGVSMEVAKEALRLAAQKLPVKTKFVVARDFDINA; encoded by the coding sequence ATGTTACAGCCAAAAAGAGTAAAATACCGTAAGGTACAGAAGTCGAAAGGAAATATGACTGGTATATCTGGTAGAGGAAATCAGCTTTCTAATGGAATGTTTGGTATCAAATCACTAGATCAGAACTTATTAACTTCTCGTCAAATAGAAGCAGCTCGTATCGCGGCAACTCGTCATATGAAAAGAGAAGGACAGTTATGGATTAAAGTATTTCCAGACAAGCCTATCACTAAGAAACCTTTAGAGGTACGTATGGGTAAGGGTAAAGGAGCACCAGATCATTTTGTTGCAGTTATTAAACCAGGTAGAATTTTGTTTGAAATTGGTGGAGTATCAATGGAAGTAGCAAAAGAAGCTTTACGTTTAGCAGCTCAAAAACTTCCAGTAAAAACGAAGTTTGTAGTAGCAAGAGATTTTGATATTAACGCATAA
- the rpmC gene encoding 50S ribosomal protein L29 yields MKQSEIKELSIADLNEKLGALQKNYTDLKMAHAITPLENPLQLRGLRRTVARIATELTKRELQ; encoded by the coding sequence ATGAAACAATCTGAAATAAAAGAATTATCTATAGCTGATCTTAATGAGAAGCTTGGAGCGTTGCAAAAGAATTATACTGATCTTAAAATGGCTCACGCAATCACTCCTTTGGAGAATCCATTGCAGTTGAGAGGTTTAAGAAGAACTGTAGCAAGAATTGCAACAGAATTAACAAAAAGAGAATTACAATAA
- the rpsQ gene encoding 30S ribosomal protein S17, whose translation MEKRNLRKERIGVVSSNKMEKSIVVAETKRVKHPMYGKFVLKTKKYVAHDEQNDCNEGDTVRIMETRPMSKSKRWRLVEILERAK comes from the coding sequence ATGGAAAAAAGAAATCTTAGAAAAGAGAGAATTGGTGTAGTTTCTAGTAACAAAATGGAAAAATCTATTGTTGTTGCAGAAACTAAGAGAGTAAAGCACCCAATGTACGGTAAATTCGTATTAAAAACGAAGAAGTATGTTGCACACGACGAACAGAATGATTGCAACGAAGGAGACACTGTTAGGATCATGGAAACAAGACCTATGAGTAAATCTAAGCGTTGGAGATTAGTAGAAATCCTAGAAAGAGCTAAATAA
- the rplN gene encoding 50S ribosomal protein L14 encodes MLQTESRLKVADNTGAKEVLVIRVLGGTRKRYASIGDKIVVAVKSATPNGTVKKGQVSRAVVVRTKKEVRRKDGSYIRFDDNACVLLNPTEEMRGTRVFGPVARELREKQFMKIVSLAPEVL; translated from the coding sequence ATGTTACAGACAGAATCAAGATTAAAAGTCGCAGATAACACTGGAGCAAAAGAAGTTTTAGTGATTAGAGTTTTAGGAGGTACAAGAAAACGTTACGCAAGTATTGGAGACAAGATTGTAGTAGCTGTTAAATCTGCAACTCCAAACGGAACTGTAAAAAAAGGTCAAGTATCTAGAGCAGTTGTTGTAAGAACGAAGAAAGAAGTAAGACGTAAAGACGGATCATACATCAGATTTGATGATAACGCTTGTGTACTTTTAAATCCTACAGAGGAAATGAGAGGAACTCGTGTTTTTGGACCTGTTGCACGTGAGCTTCGTGAGAAACAATTCATGAAAATAGTATCATTAGCACCTGAAGTGCTTTAA
- the rplX gene encoding 50S ribosomal protein L24, which produces MKKFKLKSGDTVKVIAGDHKGSEGKVLQIIKEKDRVLVEGVNLVSKHTKPSAQNPQGGIVKKEASLHISNLMLVEDGVAVRVGYKVDGDTKTRVSKKTKK; this is translated from the coding sequence ATGAAGAAGTTCAAATTAAAATCAGGAGATACTGTAAAAGTAATTGCAGGAGATCATAAAGGATCTGAAGGAAAGGTTTTACAAATCATTAAAGAGAAGGATAGAGTTTTAGTAGAAGGTGTAAACTTAGTTTCTAAGCACACTAAACCTAGCGCTCAAAACCCTCAAGGTGGTATTGTAAAGAAAGAAGCTTCACTTCATATATCTAACTTAATGTTAGTAGAAGATGGTGTAGCTGTGAGAGTAGGTTATAAGGTTGATGGAGATACTAAGACTAGAGTCTCTAAAAAAACTAAAAAATAA
- the rplE gene encoding 50S ribosomal protein L5, producing MSYVPRLKAEYKERVISALTEEFSYKNVMQVPKLEKIVVSKGVGAAIADKKLIDYALEELTKITGQKAVSTMSKKDIAAFKLRKGMPIGVKVTLRGDKMYEFLDRLVTASLPRVRDFNGIKANGFDGRGNYNLGITEQIIYPEINIDQVKKISGMDITFVTSAATDKEAKSLLGELGLPFKKN from the coding sequence ATGAGTTACGTACCAAGATTAAAAGCAGAATACAAAGAAAGAGTTATAAGTGCTCTTACTGAAGAATTCAGTTATAAGAATGTAATGCAAGTACCAAAATTAGAAAAAATAGTTGTTTCTAAAGGTGTTGGTGCTGCAATTGCAGATAAGAAATTAATAGATTATGCTTTAGAAGAGTTGACTAAAATTACTGGTCAAAAAGCTGTTTCTACAATGTCTAAAAAAGATATTGCTGCATTTAAATTACGTAAAGGAATGCCAATTGGTGTTAAAGTTACTTTACGTGGAGATAAAATGTATGAATTTTTAGATAGATTAGTTACCGCTTCTTTACCTCGTGTAAGAGACTTTAACGGTATAAAAGCTAATGGTTTTGATGGAAGAGGTAATTACAATTTAGGTATTACTGAACAAATCATCTACCCAGAGATTAATATTGATCAAGTTAAAAAAATTAGTGGAATGGATATTACATTTGTAACATCTGCAGCTACTGATAAAGAAGCTAAATCATTATTAGGAGAATTAGGTTTACCATTTAAAAAAAATTAA
- the rpsN gene encoding 30S ribosomal protein S14: MAKESMKARERKRAATVAKYAEKRKALKEAGDYEALQKLPKNASPIRMHNRCKLTGRPKGYMRQFGLSRVTFREMANQGLIPGVKKASW, translated from the coding sequence ATGGCTAAAGAATCAATGAAAGCGCGTGAGCGTAAGAGAGCAGCAACAGTTGCAAAATATGCTGAAAAGAGAAAAGCTTTAAAAGAAGCTGGAGACTATGAAGCATTGCAAAAATTACCTAAAAACGCTTCACCAATTAGAATGCATAATAGATGTAAATTAACTGGACGTCCAAAAGGATATATGAGACAATTTGGTTTATCTCGTGTTACTTTTAGAGAAATGGCCAATCAAGGCTTGATACCAGGTGTTAAAAAAGCATCTTGGTAG
- the rpsH gene encoding 30S ribosomal protein S8 — protein sequence MYTDPIADFLTRVRNAIAAGHRVVEIPASNLKKEMTKILFDQGYILSYQFNDDKVQGTIKIALKYERETKESVIRKIQRISTPGLRKYVGSTEMPRVLNGLGIAIVSTSKGVMTNKKARQENVGGEVLCYVY from the coding sequence ATGTATACAGATCCAATCGCGGATTTTCTTACCAGAGTAAGAAATGCAATCGCAGCAGGACACAGAGTAGTGGAAATTCCAGCTTCAAACTTGAAGAAGGAAATGACTAAAATTTTGTTTGATCAAGGGTATATTTTAAGCTACCAGTTCAATGACGATAAAGTTCAGGGAACAATTAAGATCGCTTTAAAATACGAAAGAGAAACAAAAGAATCAGTAATTAGAAAGATTCAACGAATCAGTACACCAGGTTTACGTAAATACGTTGGTTCTACAGAGATGCCAAGAGTATTAAATGGACTTGGAATTGCTATTGTTTCTACATCTAAGGGTGTAATGACAAACAAAAAAGCACGTCAAGAGAATGTTGGAGGAGAAGTTTTATGTTACGTTTATTAA
- the rplF gene encoding 50S ribosomal protein L6 yields the protein MSRIGKNPVSISQGVDVNVKDNVVTVKGKLGELTQTISEGITVKIEDGIITLDRASESKNHKAQHGLMRALISNMIEGVSKGWTKDLELVGVGYRASNQGQKLDLALGFSHNIVLELAPEVKIETISEKGKNPIIKLSSFDKQLVGQIAAKIRSFRAPEPYKGKGVKFVGEILRRKAGKSA from the coding sequence ATGAGTAGAATTGGAAAAAATCCTGTTAGCATTTCACAAGGTGTAGATGTTAACGTAAAAGACAATGTTGTAACCGTAAAAGGAAAATTAGGTGAGTTAACTCAAACTATTTCTGAAGGGATTACAGTAAAAATTGAAGATGGAATTATCACTTTAGATAGAGCATCAGAAAGTAAAAACCATAAAGCACAACATGGTTTAATGAGAGCTTTAATCAGTAATATGATTGAAGGTGTGAGTAAAGGTTGGACGAAAGATTTAGAATTGGTAGGTGTAGGTTATAGAGCTTCTAACCAAGGACAAAAATTAGATTTAGCTTTAGGTTTCTCTCATAATATTGTTCTAGAGTTAGCTCCAGAAGTTAAAATTGAAACAATATCTGAGAAAGGGAAAAACCCGATCATTAAATTATCTTCATTTGACAAACAATTAGTTGGTCAAATTGCTGCAAAGATTCGTTCTTTCAGAGCTCCAGAGCCTTATAAAGGTAAAGGTGTGAAGTTTGTTGGTGAAATATTAAGAAGAAAAGCAGGTAAATCTGCATAA
- the rplR gene encoding 50S ribosomal protein L18, which translates to MALSKLQRRARIKRRIRKIVSGTATKPRLSVYRSNKEIYAQLVDDVNGVTLASASSRNKEINASTKIEAATAVGKLIADKATKAGVETIAFDRNGYLYHGRVKVLADAAREAGLKF; encoded by the coding sequence ATGGCATTATCAAAGCTACAAAGAAGAGCTAGAATTAAGCGTAGAATTAGAAAGATCGTTTCTGGTACTGCTACTAAACCAAGATTATCGGTTTATAGAAGTAATAAAGAAATATACGCTCAATTAGTAGACGATGTAAATGGAGTAACATTAGCTTCAGCTTCATCTAGAAATAAAGAAATAAACGCAAGTACTAAAATCGAAGCAGCAACAGCAGTTGGTAAATTAATTGCTGATAAAGCTACTAAAGCAGGAGTTGAAACTATTGCTTTCGATAGAAACGGGTATTTATATCACGGTAGAGTTAAAGTATTAGCAGACGCTGCAAGAGAAGCGGGTTTAAAATTTTAA